The genomic region GCTTTTGCCACACAGAGGCTTGCCCTTAGGTGCCCGGCCCAGCTGACATAAGGTTCAACCCCCTCATCAGTTGTGAGAAGGCGATGTCCGGGAAGTCCAACTTGAAGAACTTCGCCGCCAAAATCCTGAAGCACTCCTCTGATGTCATCCATCGTGCCTGATTTGAGATCGAGTCCGTGTGTCACAACTGCGACAAATTTTGGATCTTTGTTGGCATGATGCCACTGGGTTTTAAGTTCCCGAGTCGAGAGGTCATCCCAACGTGGCTGAAGGTCATTGATCGTGAGCTTTCGATCACTGCAATGAAAGACCCCAAAAGTGGGATCGTAGCCCAAGCCTGTGGCACTTCCTCGCACAGGGGAAAAAAACAAAAACAATGAAGTCGCTAATAGGCATAAGGATATCCCCTTGTGCGAGCGAGAACAGACAGTGATGTTTGTAATGACCTTGCTTGATATCAAATCAAAATTCCTGCAATCGTCGCTGTCATAAAGGTTGAAAAGCTACCTGCTATTACAGACCGAATTCCCATCTCTGCCAAGTCAGATTTTCTTGTTGGAGCCATTCCGCCAATGCCTCCAATCTGAATAGCGATGGAGCAAAAATTGGCAAAGCCGCAAAGAGCATAGGACAAAATGATCATGGTGCGGTGACTGACTTGTGCTGAAATCTCTGAAAGGTGAAGGTAGGCGACGAACTCATTAAAAACAATTTTTTCTCCAAGTAAGGTGCCAGCCATTCCACACTCAGTCCAGGGGACGCCCATGAGAAAAGCGATGGGCGAAAAAAGCCAACCAAGAATAACTTGGAAACTGAGTTCCGTCGGTTTATTCCCCCGAAAAACTTCTGGGATTGAGTTGATTCCCCAATGATCAAATCCAATCAAATGTCCAAATTGAACGAATAAAGCGTTCACCATTGCAATGAGTGCAATAAAGGCCAAAAGCATGGCCGCCACGTTGAGTGCTAAGAGCAAGCCTTCATTGGCTCCTCGAGCGGCGGCCTCAATGACATTGCGATCAATCACTTCCTCGCTGGATTTTGGGAGTTTCCCCAAAGTTTCGGGGTGAATGGTCTCGGGAATCATGAGTTTGGCGATCACGAGGGTGGCCGGGGCTGACATCACACTCGCCGTCAGAAGATGGCCTGCAATGTCGGGAATGCGGTCTTTGAGAAGACCCACGTAGGCAGCCATCACTCCACCCGCAACAGAGGCCATCCCTCCCACCATAACAGCAAAGAGTTCGGAACGAGTCAGGGATCCCACGTACGGCTTGATAACAAGAGGAGCCTCCGTCTGTCCCACGAAGATATTGGCAGCCGTAGAAAGAGATTCCGCTCCACTAATTCCCATGGTTTTCTGCATGATATAGGCTATCCCATTTACAAGTTTTTGCATGACACCGAGATGATAAAGAACCGCCATCAATGAGGCCATAAAAATAATGGTGGGTAAGACCTGAAAAGCAAAAATAAAGCCTGATTTTTGAACGTTTAACAGCTCACCAAAAACAAAACGACTGCCCTCCTCGGTGAACTCAAGGGCTGCCACAATCGCGGTATTGGCCATATCAAAAATAAAACGCAAAGGGCCCGGAATTCCAAGAGCTGGAATGCCGAGCACAGAGATGGCGAGGAATATCTGAAGGACCATTCCCCATCCAACGAGTTTCCAAGATACCTTATCTTTTCTCTCCGACATAAAATAGGAAATGAGAATAAACCCCGTGAGGCCAAAAAAACCTATCCATCGTCCCATAATGTGTTTCCTTCGTTGGATTCGACATCTCTGTATCTTGGTTTATGAGTATCTCTATCTTGTTTAGACCTGCAATTTGGCAAAGTACACAGTTAATTTTGCGGGGACTCTTGATCAGATTTAGGAAGGAGACTTGAAGAACTTTCTAATGCGCGGGGGATGTGGGTCCAAGACAATTTTTTTGGTATCACTGTCTCAAGATGAGACGCAGTTTCATCAATGTGACGATATTTGGCTTCAAATTTGATACACTCTACTCATGTGGGTGTGACTGCCGGAATGATCCTGGCCGGACCCAGAGACATATGTGATCTTTTGGACGTAAATCGGTTTAGAGATTGAATGAGTAAGGTTGGAGGATTTTATGAAGACGGAGTTACTTGTTATGAGCGCTGTGAGGGTCATTGCAATGGCGTGTATTGCTATGGGGATTTCTCACCGCTCTCTGGCGGGTGATGGTGACGGCGGCCTCGCAGCTGAGGCTCCTTCAGGCCAACCGGAATCTTCTGGTTCATCCAGGATTGCTCCGCCAAGGTTTGCTCGAGGTGTTGGAGCGGGAGCACAGACTTACGAGAGAATGTGCAGCAAACCCGCTGTGGAAAAAAATTATGAAAAGTGTGTTATCAAAAATGATTTGGCCTCGCGTGAGATCGGAGAAGCTATCTCGATTCCTGACGGAAGTTCGCCAGAGGGGATTCAGGAGCAGTCAACGGCTGGGTCCGATAGGGCGGCCGTTGCTCGCGATGTGAACATACGTGCCGGGCAGATTTGTGTCTCTGAGGGACGTGCCTGCGTTGAAGGATGTAAAAAAGCGGGAAAGACACTTCTCGGTGAATATCAGGCCAAAGTCTCTTGCGGAGCCCAGTCGCCAGAGTGCCCAAAAGCTGCAGAAGAGATCCGAGCGAACATGCGAAGAGCTAAAGATGGCGAAAAGGAATGCAAAGAGTATTTTGAAGCAATTGTCAGTCAGTACACTGGCAGTATTGCTAGCTTGG from Bdellovibrionales bacterium harbors:
- a CDS encoding NupC/NupG family nucleoside CNT transporter, with amino-acid sequence MGRWIGFFGLTGFILISYFMSERKDKVSWKLVGWGMVLQIFLAISVLGIPALGIPGPLRFIFDMANTAIVAALEFTEEGSRFVFGELLNVQKSGFIFAFQVLPTIIFMASLMAVLYHLGVMQKLVNGIAYIMQKTMGISGAESLSTAANIFVGQTEAPLVIKPYVGSLTRSELFAVMVGGMASVAGGVMAAYVGLLKDRIPDIAGHLLTASVMSAPATLVIAKLMIPETIHPETLGKLPKSSEEVIDRNVIEAAARGANEGLLLALNVAAMLLAFIALIAMVNALFVQFGHLIGFDHWGINSIPEVFRGNKPTELSFQVILGWLFSPIAFLMGVPWTECGMAGTLLGEKIVFNEFVAYLHLSEISAQVSHRTMIILSYALCGFANFCSIAIQIGGIGGMAPTRKSDLAEMGIRSVIAGSFSTFMTATIAGILI